The Gemmatimonadota bacterium nucleotide sequence GGGTCGATCACCAACCGGGACGGAGATCGTGACGCCCAGGTGCGCATGGAGGCGATGGCTTCCATCCTCACCTTCGAGTCGTGGCACGTCGTCGGCAGCGAGGAGGTCGCCGGGGAGCTCGGCGGCGCCGTCAGATTCCTGATCGACCTGGAGCGGGAGACCGGGACTGTGAACGCCGTGCCCTTCGTAGCCGTGCTGGGAGTCGATCGACGCTGGTACGTGCGCGAGGTGGACCTGGCCCTCGTGATGGCCGGGAGGAGCTAATCCCGTTCGACCAGTTCCACGAGCACGCCACCTGCGCTCCCGGGATGCACGAACGCCACCAGACCGTGGGCTCCCGGCCTCGGCTTCTCGTCGATCAGCCTAACTCCTTTCCGGGTAAGGAGCCCGAGCTCCTTCTCGATGTTCTCCACGCGGAAAGCCACGTGGTGAAGCCCAGGCCCGCGTCTCGCCAGGAAGCGCCCGACCGGCGTATCGGGACCGAGCGGTTCCAGAAGCTCCACGCCACCGACGAAGGCCACCCTGACGCCCTGGTCGGCGATCTCGACGACCGGCTCGGCTCGGTCTCCGACGATCAGCTCCCAGGCTGCGAGCGACTCCGAAATGGAAGGGACCGCGATCCCAACGTGATCCACGGGGCGTTCGACGGGATGAGTCGGGGCGTCTCCGGCCGACGGTTCCGAGCCCGCCCGACCGGCTCCTGGGGCGTCCGAACCTTCACGAATCTCGATCATGGATTAACTTTGTGCCGGCGGTATCGCCCTCGGCCGGATCATCCTTCAGTGGGAGTGCATAGAGATGGCAGGAAACAACGGATTGCTCGAAGTTACCGACGACAACTTCGCGTCGGAAGTAGAGGCGGGAGAAGGTTTGCGCGTGATCGACTTCTGGGCCGAATGGTGCGGCCCGTGTCGAATCATCGGTCCGATCGTCGCGGATCTGGCATCCGACTACTCCGACAAGGGAGTAAAGGTCGGCAAGCTCGATGTCGACGCCAACCAGAGGACCGCATCCCGGTTCAACGTGCTTTCGATCCCGACCATCATCTTTTTCAAGAACGGCGAAGAGGTGGGCCGTCACGTCGGGCTCGCGCCCAAGAAGAACCTGGCGAAGAAGATCGAGAGCTTCCTTTAGCTGCCCGTGGACAAAGCTCCCTGCGGTAGAACGATGACGCACCCGCGCCGGACGTCGCGCTCGGCGTTGCTCTTCGGGCGAACATCGGTGCTTTTCGTCCCCTGTCGCGCCGCGCCCGGATGCCACGTCGCATTCGGCGCTCGCGTGGGTTTCGCCGCAGGCCGCTGAGGTCAACGTTTTTCGCTTGGGGAAGCTCTATCTGGTAGCGACCCCCATCGGCAATCTCCAGGACCTTTCACCAAGGGCGACGGCGACGCTGGCGGGGGCGGACCGTATCTTGGCGGAAGACACGCGCCGTACCCGCGTGCTCGCCCAACATGTCGGGTCTGGAGCACCTGTGACCGCAATCCACGAGCACAACGAACGAGCACGGACCGGCCGCGTGCTCGAGTGGCTGGCTGCGGGAGAGTCGCTGGCCCTGGTCTCGGATGCCGGCACGCCGCTCGTTTCCGATCCGGGCGGGGTGATGGTGAGGGAGGCCATCCGCGCGGGCCACGAGGTGATTCCGATCCCGGGCCCCTCGGCGACGACCACCGCGCTGGCGGCCTCCGGACTCGCGACCGGCCGCTTCCTCTTCCTGGGTTTCGCCCCTCGCAAGGGCAGGGAGCGCCGCGCCTGGCTCCGCCGGGTGCGCGACGCCGAAGAGCCCGTCGTGGTCTTCGAATCGCCGAAGCGGCTCGCAGCGCTGCTCGACGAACTCGCGGGGCTCTGCGGGTCCGACCGGCCGGCGGCGGTCGCCCGCGAACTGACCAAGGTGCACGAGGAGATTCGCCGACACGGCTTGGGCGAACTCGCCGCGCATTTCCGAGAGCATCCGCCTCGGGGCGAGGTGACGGTAGTGGTCGGAGCCGTCGAAGCCGCCACCGGCGAGGTCGCGACCGACAGGGAGATGTCCGAGGAGCTGGCCCGGGCCATGCTCGATGAGGGATTGCCGCCCTCCGGTGTGGCCCGCGTTATCGCCGCCGGCTGCGGCATGAGCAGGAACGCCGCCTACCGGCTTGCCCAGGAGCTTGCGTCCGCCGAGGATCGCTCGGCATGAGGGTCCGGGCACCTTCGCTCGCCCTGGCGGCGCTCGGCGCGTCTTTGCCGATTTCCGCGCCGCCCGTCACGTCCTTGCTCGCAACGCCGTCCGCCGCCGCAACTCTCGCCCTGCGCGCTCCCGAGCATTCGGCCTCGATCCCCACGGGACCGGCGTCCTTGGCCGAACCGGCGATCTCGGCGAACCCGGTGTCCGGCGACACCATCACCATCGCGCGTGTGAGGTACGACGGCGGAGGCGACTGGTACGCCGATCCCACCTCGCTCTCCAACCTTCTCCTGGCCATCCGCACGCGCACCGGTATCCCGGTTTCCAGCCGCGAGACCGTCGTTCGACCTCTCGACCCTGCGCTGAGCGACTCCCCCTATCTCTACATGACGGGTCATGGCGACGTTCGCTTCTCGCCTCAGGAACGGGCGGCCTTGCGCGCCCACCTCGAGGCCGGAGGATTCCTGCACGTCGACGACAATTACGGGCTCGACGAGTCGTTTCGCGAAGAACTCCTTCATATCTTCCCTGAAACCGAGCTCACCGAAATCCCGCCCGACCATCCCGTCTTCCACGCCTTCTACACCTTTCCCGACGGTCTGCCGAAGATCCACGAGCACGACGGAGAACCGCCGCAGGCTTTCGGCATCTTTCTGAATGGCAGGCTCGCGCTCTTTTATTCCTTCGAATCCGATCTCGGAGACGGCTGGGAGGACTCCTCGATCCACGGGGACTCTCCCGAACTCCGGGAAGCCGCTGTTCGTATGGGAGTCAACCTCTTCGTCTACGCTCTGGGTCAGACGGTAAGGAGGCCGTGACCGAGTGTCGCCCGTGAGACCCGCTGCGACCGAACTTCGCAGCCGCGTTCGCGATGTCGGAGCGTACCTGAGCCGAAGGGTGTGGACCGCCTTCGCGTTCTGGCTCGGTTCGGCGGTAGCCGCGGCCCTCGTCGTGGTCTGGTTCGCAGTGGGCGCCGACGGTTGGCGCTCCGGGAGCGACCTACCGGCGCTGGTGGATGCGGGGCTCCTGACGCTGGGGGCGGGTTCGGCGGCCTGGCTCGCTCTGAGAATCAGGCGGTGGCTGAGCGGCCCCGGCCTTTCGGAGGCGCTCGAGGAATCGCTCGAACTTAGAGCGGGCGAACTGCGGGGCGCCCTCGAACTGGGAGATGGGGTGGGACCGCACTGCTCGCCATCCCTGGCCGAAATGGCTTCCAGGAGGATGGTAGCCGCGCTCGAAGACCGAAGTCGGGACGAACTGGTCGGCAAGCTGGGGTCGCGAGTTCGTCTGTGGGCGAAGCGAGGCATCGTTTGCGCCGGCTTCGTCGTCGGACTTCTTTGCGCCCTGACCATTTACGAACCCGTCCGCACGGCCGCCGCCTGGGCCCCGCTCACGAATCCGATCTCGATGCTCCGCGACCCCGAGCTGGAACCGGTGACCATCGAGCCCGGCGATTTCGAGGTGGAACGGGGGGCATCGCTCTCGGTCGTCGTCTCGGCCCCGGGGCGCACAGGGGCTCTGGAGGTCTTCTGGCAGGAGGAAGGCGACATCGCTCGCTCCGCCGTCCTGATACCGGACAGCGATGGTCGTGCCGAGCACCGCTTCAGTGAGATCGCGGCCCCTATCCGCTACCGCGCCAGAGCGAGCGACGGGAGCGAGAGCGAGAGCTACCTGATCGTTCCGGTGGATCCGCTCTTCGTGAATCAGGTGAGCATCGCTATCGACTATCCGCCCCACACCGGACTCGAAGCCGAAGAAGTGGCTGCGGACGTGGGGGAGCTCGTGGTCCCGGCGGGTACGCGCTTCAGCTTCGACGGAAGGGGCAGCAGGGCTTTCGGCCGGGCCGAGCTCGTCGACTCCGGCGGCTCTACGGCCGTCGAGTTGAGCATCGACGGTGCAGGTCTTTCCGGAACCTGGCGACCTTCCGCGACCGGCACATACTCCTGGGCGCTCACCGATGAGAGCGGGACCGACGCCGCATTGACGCCGCCTCCCCTGACGATCACCCTGCTGCCTGATCAGCCGCCTCAGGTCGACATTCCCGTCCCGGGTCGCGATACGGTCGTCTCCCCCGACCTGCGCCAGCTTCTGGTGATCGACGCAGCCGACGATTACGGCCTCGATCGTTTGGAACTGATCGCGTATCGGGTCACGGCGCTGGGCGAAAGAACGGAACCGGTGGTGACTGCAGTAAGCGCGGAAGGGCTGAGAGCGGCCCGAGCGCAGCCGGTCCTCGATTTGCGATCATGGTCGCTCATGCCCAACGACACCGTCAGATACCGGGCTCGGGTGGTGGATCGCTCCCCTGCGGCGCAAATTGCGGAGTCGAGAGAGTACGTGCTGGTGATGCCGGGCTCGGCAGAGATCCACCGAACGGCCGAGGAGATGATCGCCGAGGCCGGCGAAGATCTCGGCGAGCTAGCGGAGAAGGCCGCCGCCGAGGCCCGGAAGAACCGAAATGCGGCCCGGCGGTCCGAAGCCGACACCGGGGAGTTCGACGATAGGGAGGCGCTGCGGCAGTCGCTGGAGGACCAGGAGCGGATCGCCGACGAGATAGAGGCTCTTCGGGAGGACCTGGTCGACCTGGAAGAGCTCATTGGCGAGACCGGAAGCGGCGATCCCGAACTCGACGCCGAACTGGAGGAGCTTCAGGATTTCCTGCGCGAACTCATGCGCAGCGGCGACCTCCAGCAGCGGATGGACGAGGTGGCCGAAACGCTGTCCGCCGAGGACGTTTCCAGCGCCGCCGAGGAACTGGAGTCGCTTGCGGAAGAGCAGGAAGCCCTGCGCGAACGGCTCATGGAGACCGTGGAACGCTTCCGGCGCGCGGCGGTGGATCAGGACTTCCGGGCGACGAGGGAGGAAGCGGCAGAGCTCGCCCGTCTCCAGGAGGCGCTTGCTGATGCCATGCGCGAGGGCGACCGACCGGAAGCGAGGGCCGAGCAGCAGGCCGAGCTCGCCGGGCGGGCGACCGACCTCGAAGCGCGCTTGGAGCGATTGGCCGAGTCGCTCGCCGAGATCGAGGAGGAGCGCGCGGGCGAGAGGGTTCGCGGAGCCGGCGAAGCTCTTGAGAGCGCTCAGGAGCGCATGGATGCCGCCGAGCGGGCGGCGCGGAAATCTGAGACGGAGGAAGCCGCCGCCCAGGCGGAAAAGGCCCGAGAGGAGCTGGAAGAGCTGGTGCGGGAACTCTCCGGCGCGCAGGAGGAAATGGCGGACATGTCCGGCGCGAGAGTGCAGGAGGCCCTCACGGTCGCAGCCGACGACGCGCTCGCGCTCGCTCGGCGGCAGTCCGATCTGCGTCAGGAGATGATCGGCGCCGGCCCCGACCGGATCGCCGGGATGCGGGTGAACGAGGCCGGCGTTCTCGAAGGAGTCGACAATCTGGCCCGCAACCTCCAGTTCGCCTCCCAGGGGACGATCCTGCCCGGTACGGGGGTCTGGGAGCAGCTCGGACTGGCCATCGACGCCATCCGCCGCACCCTGGTCACGATGGAGGTGCGACGGGGCGGTGCGCAGCAGCCCCAGGTCGCTGCCGAAGGCGCCGTGAACGAGCTGAACCAGTTCGCCCTCGTCGCGCAACTGCTGGCGAAACAGCTCGGCGAGTCGGGCAGTTCGAGCCAGGAGATGGCGGATCAGCTCGAAGACCTGGCTCAGCGGCAGGGTGAAATGATGAATCAGGCTGCCGAACTGATGCCGCTCGAACTCGGTGAAGAGGCGATGGCGCAACAGATGCGGAAAATGGCGCAGGGCCAGGAGGCGATATCCGACGATCTCGGTGAACTTGCCGACGCCCCCTCCGCATCCGAGGCCCTCGGCGACTTGGATCGGTTGAGCGAGGAGGCGGCGCAGATAGCGGAGATGCTCGCCCGGGCGGATCGGCTCACAGCTGAGGTCTCCCGCCGTCAGGAGCGTCTCTTCCACCGGCTTCTCGACGCGGGTCGGTCCCTTGAGCGGGAGGAGTATTCGGAAGAACGCGAGTCGGAAGAACCGGAGGAGTACGAACGCGGCACCGTCAATCCGCTCTCCGCCGACCAGATGGGGCTGGCAAGATTTCCGGGGCCGAGCGCGGACGAGCTCTCGGCGCTGCCGCCGGCTTTGCGGGCGCTCGTGCTCGGCTACTTCGAGCGTCTCAACCGGGGTGGCGGCGGAGAGCCCGACCGATGAGAACGTCGGTCGGTTCCCTCTTCCACGCCCTCGCCTCCTTTGCCCTCGCGACATTCCTTGCGCCGGTTCCCGCCGTCGCTCAGGATGCCGCGCCGCCGTCGGTCGCCGAAGTCGACCCGGACGCCTTGCTTGACGAGGCCTTCGAGCTGCTCGTAACCGACGTCGAAGAAGCCCAGTCGGCGTTCATCGCAGCCGCCCGCCTGCTTCCGCCGGAACGGGCCACCGAGGTGGTTCAGCTCGCCAATCTGCTCTTCCGCCTCCCGCCCGAGCCCGGCCGCGTCCTCGCCGCCGCCGAGCTCGCGGCTCGGCAGGGCGGGGGAGCGTCGGCCGCGCAGGCGCTGGCCGCCGCCGACTCGTTTCCCGACCCCACGCGGGCGGTTTTGCTCGCCCACGCGGCGCGCATGGCCGACCGCGCTGACCGGGCGGAACTCGCCGCGAGCTTCCGCGAGCGACTCCTCGAGGAGCTCGCGGAACAGCCCGAAGCGAGCGAGGCGGCGCTCGAGCTGGCCCGCCATCTCGCCCTGCGGCCGGAAGGAGTGGCGCGGGCTGTCGAGGTTCTCGAAGAGCTGATCACGAGCCGTCCCAACGCAGCCGTCACGCCGACGGCGCGAGTCGAGCTCGAGCGGCTGCGTAGGGGCGGCTCGTGACGGGCGGGCGCCGGCCGCTGCTCGCCTTGGTCCTGCAGGCCTTCCTCCTCTCTGCCGGAACCGGCCTGACCGCCCAGCATCTCCTCGTCCCGATGGACCGAGATCAGGCGAATCACCTGCGCGCCTACGGACTGACCTACTGGGTTCTCGAACAGGAGGAGGCGGCGGAGTGGTTCCTCAACTACCGCGGCGGCTCCTTCCTCTTGCCGGACCTTTCATCGGTAAGACGCGAAGCGGCTCTGCGCGGAGTCTCGACCGAGAACGTGGGCGCCGGCGATCTCGCCGTGATCCGCGCCGCCATCGCCGACGGGAACATGGAAGCGATACCGCTCGAACGCGCTCCCGAGGTGGCAATCTACACTCCGCCCAATTCGGTGCCGTGGGGCGACGCCGTGACGATGGTGCTAGAATACGCCGACATACCCTACGCCGAGATCTGGGACTACGAGGTCCTCGACGGGGATCTCTCCGAATACCAGTGGATCCATCTCCACCACGAGGATTTCACCGGGCAGTATTCCAAGTTCTACATCACCTTCGCCGGTTCGCCGTGGCTCCAGGAGGAGGTCGCGCGCAACGAGGAGGTCGCCGCCCGGCTCGGATACCCCGACGTTCCGACGCTGAAGAAGGCGGTCGCTTCCAGGATGCGTGAATACGTGGCGGAGGGTGGTTTCCTCTTCGCCATGTGCGCCGCGACCGAAACCCTCGAGCTCGCTCTCGCCGCCCACGACGTGGACATCGCCGCCGCCTACGCCGACGGCACCGCGGTGGCGCCGGACGCCGACCGCCTCATGGACTGGCAGCGCTCCTTGGCCTTCACGGGCGCGCAGATTCAGACCTCTCCTTCGGTGAACGCCTTCTCCGACATCGACGCCCACCAAGTGAACACCCCATGGCGAAGAGAGCTGGGTTACTTCACCCTTTTCGAATTCTCGGCCAAGTTCGACCCGGTACCCGCCATGCTGACCCAGAACCACGAGGCTGCGGTACCTGATTTCTATGGTCTCACGACGGCCTTCCGGCGCTCTTTGCTGAAACCCGAGGTCGTGGTCCTGGCGGAAGAGGTGCGAGGGGGCGCGCACTGGGCCAAGTACGTCCACGGCAACGTGGGCGAAGGCACCTGGACCTACTACGGCGGCCACGATCCGGAAGATCGGGAGCATCAGATCGGAGACGCGAAGACCGACTTGGCCCTCCATCCCAACTCCGCAGGTTACCGGCTCATCCTCAACAACGTCCTCTTCCCTGCGGCCAGGAAGAAGAAGCACAAGACCTGATGGACGCCGAAGCGCGTCCTCGTCTTAGAAGCGCCGAGCTGGAGGAACTGCTGGGACCCGAGGGGCCGATGGCGTCCCTTTACGCCAGCTGGGAGGACCGACCCACGCAGCGAGAGGTGCTCGCGGAGATCGTGGAGAGATTCAACCGAGGCGGCGTCTCGCTGGTCGAAGCGGGAACCGGAACCGGCAAGTCGCTCGCATATCTGATACCGGCCCTGAGCTGGGCGGACGGGGGGGGAGGGCTTACGGTCGTTTCCACCAATACGATCAACCTCCAGGAACAGCTCGGCACCAAGGACCTGCCGTTGGCCTCGACCCTGATGGAATCCCAGGTGCCCTGGGCCGTCCTCAAGGGCCGCCACAACTACGTGTCCATCAGACGCGCCCGCCTCGCGGTCGACGAACAGACACTGCTTCTGCCGGACGAGAGGAGGGGTCAGCTCGGCGAGGAACTGGCGCGGATCCTCGAATGGAGCCTCGACACCGAAGAAGGCAGCCGCTCCGACCTCGACTTCACGCCCAGCATGGACGCCTGGGAGGAGGTTCGGAGCGACTCGGACATCTGTCTCAACGTCGAATGCGAGTTCTTCAAGCGCTGTCACTATCAGAAGGCTCGCCGCCGCGCGGGGGCCTCCGGGGTGCTCGTGGTGAACCACGCCCTTCTGCTTACCGACGTCGCGGCGCGCATCGACTCCGACAACTGGAAGGGCTCGGCGGTGCTCCCGTCCCATACCAAGCTCATTGTCGACGAGGCCCACAATCTGGAAGACGCCGCCACGTCCCACCTGGGTGTGGAGGTCAGCGGCTTCGGCATGAATCGGACCTTCAACCGACTCGACCGCGGCGGTAAGGGCGTGCTCGGCGCCCTTCACCTCGCCTTGGATGAGGTCGAGTGGGGTGCCATCTTGCGCGAACGGGTCGAAAACAAGATCAGACCCGCCCTCCAGGACGCCCGTTCGGCGACTTCCGGCTTCGTCGACGCGGTAAGGGAGATCTTCGGCCGCGTCCGCCTCGAAGACACTCCGTTCGGAGGAAGCGGCCCGGGCAGGGCTCAGCCCACCCAGATTCGGCTCGGCGGCCGGGGCATCGGGGAGCCGGCCGAACCCGGGACCGAACTCCACCGACGGCTCGTCAGGTTGAGCGAAACATTAGGCTCGCTGGCTCTCGAGCTCGACACCCTCGGAAAACGGATCGTCGATCAACTGGAGGAGAGGAACGCCGAGTTCGACCCTGAGGGCAACGGTTCGCCGTTCCCGTCCGCCGCCCCCCCGGGCCGGCTCGAAGAGCGTCAGCTCGACATTCGCGCTGCCGTGCGCCGCCTGGAGGCATTCGCCGAGGGGTTGGGCGTCGTCTTCGGGCTCGACGAACGCAAAGAGGAATACGTACGCTGGCTCGAGCTGAGAGGGCGCAGTCCGGCGCACCGCTATCCGGTGATGCGGGCGGCCCCGCTCCGTCCGGGCGACCTTCTGGCGAAAACGCTTTTCAGTAAGCTTGACTCGGTCGTCCTCACCTCGGCCACTATGACGACCGGCGGCAGTTTCGCCTACCTGCGAGACCGCCTCGGACTTTCAGAGGACTCGCTCGACAGCCTCGGCGAGGACGCTCCCTCGGTGAACGAGCTCGTCGCGCCGTCTCCTTTCGATTACGAGCGCCAGACCATGATCGGCCTCCCCACCGGACTCCCGTCTCCGAAGTCGAACTCCAGAGCCTTCAACGACAGGACGGCGGCGCTTGTCGCCGAACTGGCCGAGATCACCGGCGGCGGACTCTTCGTCCTCTTCACCGCCTACGTGGCGATGAACCGTGTGGCGGATGCGCTACGCCATCACCCGCGCTGGCGCTTCCCGCTCCTGGTCCAGGGAGAGCGCTCCCGCTCCCGCCTCCTGAGCGACTTCAAGCGAGACGGCGACGCCGTGCTGCTGGGTACCTCCTCGTTCTGGGAGGGAGTCGACGTTCCCGGCGACGCGCTTCGTGCCCTCGTCCTCCAGAAGCTTCCCTTCCCGCGGCCGAACGAACCGGTGACCGAGGCGCGCACGGAGGCGATCGAGGCGGCGGGTGGCAACGGCTTCGTCGAGCTCTTTCTTCCTCAGGCCGCGCTCCGGCTCAAGCAGGGGTTCGGTCGACTCGTGCGCCGAAGGAGCGACAGCGGGGCCGTCCTGATCCTCGACGACCGCATCACTACCAGACGTTACGGCAGCTACCTGGCGGGATCGCTGCCCGAAGCTCCCGCCACCGTCGGTCCGTGGGAACGGGTGCGGCGCGAACTGGAGATGTTCTACGGTAGATGAGCTCCGCGAAACAGAGAGCGGCGCGGTGGCGAGCAGCGCTGCCGCCCGCCGTGCGGCTAAATTGACCTGACTGCGACCACCTTCTTACCGGACCGACGCAATGTTGAAAAAGGTATTCGGCTTCATCGTCGCCATCGTATGGGCGGGTATCGCCTGGATGGCGCTCACCCACGCAGCCGCTGGCCGCGAGGGAGGACACGGGGATCTCGAGCTGTGGTGGACCGTGATCGCGGCGCTGCTGCTGATAGCCGCCGGCG carries:
- the trxA gene encoding thioredoxin — encoded protein: MAGNNGLLEVTDDNFASEVEAGEGLRVIDFWAEWCGPCRIIGPIVADLASDYSDKGVKVGKLDVDANQRTASRFNVLSIPTIIFFKNGEEVGRHVGLAPKKNLAKKIESFL
- a CDS encoding DUF4159 domain-containing protein, whose amino-acid sequence is MRVRAPSLALAALGASLPISAPPVTSLLATPSAAATLALRAPEHSASIPTGPASLAEPAISANPVSGDTITIARVRYDGGGDWYADPTSLSNLLLAIRTRTGIPVSSRETVVRPLDPALSDSPYLYMTGHGDVRFSPQERAALRAHLEAGGFLHVDDNYGLDESFREELLHIFPETELTEIPPDHPVFHAFYTFPDGLPKIHEHDGEPPQAFGIFLNGRLALFYSFESDLGDGWEDSSIHGDSPELREAAVRMGVNLFVYALGQTVRRP
- the mce gene encoding methylmalonyl-CoA epimerase; the encoded protein is MIEIREGSDAPGAGRAGSEPSAGDAPTHPVERPVDHVGIAVPSISESLAAWELIVGDRAEPVVEIADQGVRVAFVGGVELLEPLGPDTPVGRFLARRGPGLHHVAFRVENIEKELGLLTRKGVRLIDEKPRPGAHGLVAFVHPGSAGGVLVELVERD
- a CDS encoding asparagine synthetase B is translated as MLALVLQAFLLSAGTGLTAQHLLVPMDRDQANHLRAYGLTYWVLEQEEAAEWFLNYRGGSFLLPDLSSVRREAALRGVSTENVGAGDLAVIRAAIADGNMEAIPLERAPEVAIYTPPNSVPWGDAVTMVLEYADIPYAEIWDYEVLDGDLSEYQWIHLHHEDFTGQYSKFYITFAGSPWLQEEVARNEEVAARLGYPDVPTLKKAVASRMREYVAEGGFLFAMCAATETLELALAAHDVDIAAAYADGTAVAPDADRLMDWQRSLAFTGAQIQTSPSVNAFSDIDAHQVNTPWRRELGYFTLFEFSAKFDPVPAMLTQNHEAAVPDFYGLTTAFRRSLLKPEVVVLAEEVRGGAHWAKYVHGNVGEGTWTYYGGHDPEDREHQIGDAKTDLALHPNSAGYRLILNNVLFPAARKKKHKT
- the rsmI gene encoding 16S rRNA (cytidine(1402)-2'-O)-methyltransferase — its product is MGKLYLVATPIGNLQDLSPRATATLAGADRILAEDTRRTRVLAQHVGSGAPVTAIHEHNERARTGRVLEWLAAGESLALVSDAGTPLVSDPGGVMVREAIRAGHEVIPIPGPSATTTALAASGLATGRFLFLGFAPRKGRERRAWLRRVRDAEEPVVVFESPKRLAALLDELAGLCGSDRPAAVARELTKVHEEIRRHGLGELAAHFREHPPRGEVTVVVGAVEAATGEVATDREMSEELARAMLDEGLPPSGVARVIAAGCGMSRNAAYRLAQELASAEDRSA